The window TAAGCTTTTTGTTCATGATGCGGCAAAATATTGTGCTGTTTTACTTGTGTGATGTTTTATACACAAGTTATTAATCTATAAATTTggatttctttaattttaagagaCTCTTATAAAAAACTCAGGGTTTCGGGCAAGTTCAGGTTCAAAAGAATATTAATCAGGTTcgacaaaaaattcatttaattaaacacaaaatcaaattaactcGTTATatgagtaacaaaaaaaatggttttcctaaatttactttaataacaatgtttatttacgagtgataaatttttaaataaaatagataactGCGGTTATCGACTGAAATAATATCGATATTAGAAAGAACCCGTTTATTACTTGAGAGAGAGAGAGTAGGATAAAACTAGTTAGAACCgttctttgaaaataacaaatggcCGATGCCTTAAGTTGTCATCAAactcgttaaaaaaaaaatagaattaaataaatgaacgTTATTCAAGAAAACTAATAAATCTTTACACACAAGTAAGTATTGATCAAAATTATAGGAAACTCTTGTGAGTTATTCTTTGACTTTGattctttgaattttctttttgtaggttatgttaaataatagaataaaattatcatccGACTCACTGTGAAAAAGAAAGGATTGGAGTTCAATGTGGTATCTGGATTATGGATTGTCTCTTGTGTTCGGGGCACTAACTAATTTTCTTCAAGATTCTTCTTACGGGAAATTGAACTGTTTGTTCTTCGGAAGTTTTCGGAATAGGATGattcactttttattttaatattgtaagttgatttgacttttaaaaaaaaaaaaattatcttaaatttttaaggttatctcTTGAGattcaaaatttcttctatCTGACGACGTGGATTCGACGCTGGTCCGACGACGACTCTCTCACTCCCTGTTCGCGATCTCCTTATATACCCCGGCACTCCAACTGTTTTTTCCTCGTTTCTGATTGGCTCTTAGCTTCGCgcacttttcaaaattcaaaattcttgcttCGAAACTAGCGTCATCTCTTGATTTTTCTCGGAattaaccttcaaaattaaattctttttccgTTGATTTCTCCCTTATTCCTTTATGAAACGTAATAAAACTTCGTATTCAACGTtgtcttttcttgttttcagaCATACATTGGAGTACACGCCAAAATTCATCAATGAGCaaagttagaaaaattcaattttaaatcaaggatttcctcctcaaaataacgttaaaacaTCAAAGGATGGATGAAAAATATACTTTAGGAGCTGAACTATATTAATTGATACTTTTGGAAGCAAACTAAACGGTTTTAGATAAGATTTCCACCAACAAAAAATctctgtcaaaatttcaaggtTATGTTCTCTCGGTGAACTAAACGATGGTTAATTTTATCACagtattgattaaatttagtatttcccaaaatttttaattaattcattacaaaaacatattatttttacactaattattattaaaaaagattaaatttaatttgattttgtaattttcgcatCGAAACTAGCGTCATCTCTCGGATTTTTTCGGAactaaccttcaaaattaaattcttttttcgttgatttctcccttattcctttattaatcgtaataaaacttcgtattcaacgttgtcttttcttgttttcagaCATACATTGGAGTACACGCCAAAATTCATCAATGAGCaaagttagaaaaattcaattttaaatcaaggatttcctcctcaaaataacgttaaaacaTCAAAGGATGGATGAAAAATATACTTTAGGAGCTGAACTATATTAATTGATACTTTTGGAAGCAAACTAAACGGTTTTAGATAAGATTTCCACCAACAAAAAATctctgtcaaaatttcaaggtTATGTTCTCTCGGTGAACTAAACGATGGTTAATTTTATCACAATATATATGTCAAATGGAAgtttgaagattctagtttatgatatgatataaaaactatatgataacaatttataaaaaaagtagtcctttttatgatttttttaattttttgttaacataatttaGGTACATACAAACATTAACTTTCAGAAGAATAAAAAGAAGCGGAACTTATAGACACTAATTTTTGTGCGGAATAACATTCGTTCCATCTCATACAAGTACCAAATTCAAGGTCAAAACTTAAAAGTTCATCAACGGTAGGAAATAAATTATACATGGTCATATCTTTTAAAGTTGGACTTCTAAAAagtaaatcaagtttttttagCGCATCCCAACACGGTGAAGGGATATATCCttctaaataaactttttccatcgataaaatatctttaagaGGTCTTTGCATTGTGATTATACAAAATCCGcccattttaacaaaatatttataaagtctttttgtaaaaatcaTGCGAtcgttgtaataaattttaacgtcTTCCGGTGAACTTCTCATCATTTTTTCCCATAAAGGCATCATATAATCTTTAATAGATCCCTCAATATAGAATGCGAAAGTTGTTCCATTATCTATTATAAAACCAGTCATATAACTTTCACTATCTAAATCAATTTCATGATTACTTCTAGTTCGATTTGGCGAAATCTTATCACCTCCTAACTGTTCATTATGattcaaaagaaaatcaattaatCTTTCAGccatttcaagtttttttacAACCAAAAACATACGATTTAAGTTTTCAGCTTTAGCACCAACAGAATGCGCTATGAGATTTATTGGAGCGGCAAAAGCAAATTCAACTTTTAAAGTAGTtccaaattcaattaaatcatattctaaaattgaattttttgaatgttctgtaaacattgttttaatatttatgttattagcTGTTATAAAGGTTTCATCTACTTCTATTGGagataatttaacttttttgtattgAATATTATCAGGATTATGACAAGCTTGATTCGCAGAAACGCCCCAACTTGGAATTAATAGAGGTGATAAATCATAACCAACAACAGCGATAACTTCAGTATCATTTATAActgtttcattattatttttttgtaatttaaaaaaagcttCCGTTGGCGACAATCTTTTACTAATTCGATCATCATTTCGTTTGCTACCGAATAAATCCGATTTAACATCCGGAGTTAGGTCGTTTCTTTTACcgcaaatttcaacaaaaaaacgttGAGTTTGTATAAACTCAACCAATTTCATACTAggtaaatctttaataaaatgagCGTGCGATTCGCTAAAACgaaccaattttttaatatctctcGGTATCGTTTCGCCTCGCATCAAAAATGGAATGTTATAACGTACAAATATCgaatcaaaattaagttttcttAACGTTTCAACATCTAAATCATCAATCTTGTctattttaacaacaaaaggatttaaatcatatttttgttgtcGCGTCatcaatttttcaacggcTAATAAAACGTAACCATTTGTTATAGTTAAATTTGGATTACGAACATCGAACATTGCCAAATTTGGGTcagtaaaaaatatttctccgCTCACTTTAACCGACATTTCATTTGACATTTTAGGGGATTTTTTGGATTTCTTTTCAgactttttatcctttttctttttcttttcctttttcttatcctttttcttatcttctttctttttactCTTTTTAGGTATTTTAATCTCTTTAATTGGAGGATTTTCAATTGTAATTATTTCATCTTCGGTCATCGGGGGAGGAGAATTCGAAATATATtccttaaagaaaaaatcttcaGTCCCTTCCAGTATCATTCTATCCATCCAATGTTTAAATGTAATATCTTTAAATatatatgtttattaataaaataaataaatcgttaaAGTCTCACCGCTACGCGATAATTTAGAAATAACTTCTTTCTGGTTTTTAATTCCAGGCTTATAAATACAACTAACAATCAAATCTTTGATAAACCCATCCAATATTGCTGAAGGTGATTCTTTTTTCTCTTCAACCAAATTTGGATCTTCCGTAAAAACGGGAACTAAATCATCAGAATGGACATCGGaaagttttagataaaaaacttTAGTCTTTTCTGATTTGgccctaaaaataattaaaaaagaaaattaataacactAGCCaacaaatttacatttttaaaaaatttttttagtgtcgcCATCTAtgaatcaattattaatttataaacagTTTCCTGTAACTTTAAACTTGATTGAACCTTACTTTTGAGCAACTTTACTTTTGTtgctataaattttaaactcaattACGTGTTGatgcaatttaattaattcatcatCTTCGAAAGTGTTCATACAATGCTCAATAAAAACGGGAACCCAAGCTTTATCCTCGGTAAGTTTTATACGATAAATTATATCTCCTTCTTCAAAAAACACCTAAATCAGAACGAAAAATTGGGGTGTTTCATTTagattaagtttaattaattacttttgcAACCCCCCTCCAACAAACAACATCAACTTGTTGTTTGGGCCTATCGGGAATTAAAGTATACTCAATATGAGCAAACCCTATAGGAGGTCCAACATCTAAGACGTATTCTGGTTTTGGTGGctcttctttaatttgtacCTCACTCGTTGTTTTCGATGATTTATCTTTacctttctttttatcttttttctttttgtcttttttcttcttgtcttttttctttttatcttttttatcttttttcgttttctcTTTACCTTTTTGATGTTGTTCAGGTACCGAGGCAGAAAAACCGAGTAAAAATCCAACCCTAAAAGTAACCAAGcccatttttttcaaattcaaatgaaaaaaaataattcgaaaaagaaaatgttagaATTTTGAGAAGACACATTtcaaacataatttatattttgacaaataactttttttttcttctccgTTGAAAATCGATCGTCGACGAAGGATAACAGGCACCGAAAGGACTCCTGGTTGGACCGCGCGTTCCACGCCTTCCCTTCTCGCAGGACGAAAAGGATCCTCTGCTGACtgtcgaaaaaaaattaataaaatggacGAACCGGTATCATCGCATCTTGAAAAAGCCGAAGACATCGATTTTATAACCAAAACCGCCAGTAAGTACATAGTTTAAGTGATCATTTCGTTCGCGgtctttttcaaaattgtttattttgtaattttttaaaatcctcatTCTGATGCGGTGTCGATGAGCGGCGTCCTTTACGccatgtttattattttcaaggtcgtcgttttaggttatgttatgtGTCAACGTACCGAAAGGTTTTTTCGACAAAATCAATGGAAATGAGCTCTCGTAGGTTACATTTTAGTAATATTATTTAACTATATGTTTACATCAACCTTATTTTTACGCTAAATCCTTAATAAATCGCTTTAATTAACCAAAACTATGATTAATCAATtagtttttaggttatgttatagacgctttgttataaataacttcatttagaatatttttttagttgaaaGAGATCCTAAAAAAAGAAGGGTCAAACCAGTCGAAACGCAATCATCGATTTTAGACTTCGATTTAGGCGAAAGTTCTGATGATTCGGATTTTCGGATTGAAGATCATCCCGAAATCAGCGATGATGATTCCATGGATAGTAATTGCGAAGAAGCAGGTAAATTTAAGGAGTgtgggaagttagccccccattttttgatttttaaatttttcattgttgttctagattgttttAGAGTTGCTCTACATTGAGAAAAAATGGGCTTattgatttttggaaaaatctgattttctttgttgttttgggtagttctagttattgttctagaaaatcaaaattatgggatacatcATTACAAagctataacttaaaatagGTTTGGGTgccaaaaagtttttctattttcaattccttattacaaatatatacttattatacctaAAGCAATCTGGAACAACTCTATAAAAGACACTTtactctttaaaaattaatgttttaaattgcacaataagaattaaaacacatagaacaatctaaaataactcaaactttgctgattcaaattgttctagatgtgcTTTAGGTTTAAGCTAgggaaaaaaaggtttttctggTTACAtagacattaattttgcaaaatcatatcttcttaaaaatagcaaaatgCAGActtaacaagaaaaataataaatcaacaaatgaaTAATCCAACTATTCGATCagcaaacaaaaatacactatttgtattatacattatgtattaaaaactaaatatctcTGTGTCTCACCCACACATAgatgtatttattatatatttatatacccTGCTCAAAAAAAGTAGGGGAACATTTTTCGAAATCTAACTTTATTTAACtaaagaaaattacaaaaacaatattacAACTCTTAGTTACTTCTAAGTTacacttaaaaatgtaaattaataacacaAAACAAAGTGGAAAATGTCAAGTATGTTTTGAATTCGCGAATGAAAGCCTACTAAAGATGACAAATTAATTCAGTTgtcaatttttgttgattaaaaGCGTCATGAGGCATCTTAGTGAAGTGCAAGTTGCTCATGCTGTCGCCCTACATGTTAGCAGGGATTTTCGAGCGTTTATGGAATCGGTTTCGGGAGACTGGCCAACATGTTAGAAGAGCTGGACAAGGTTGAAATCTCAAAATCAAGACCGATTTCTTGTCCTTTCCTGTCTATGTACGCGTACTGTCACAGCACAAGACCTCCTAAACGACCTAAGACGAGCATATAGAATGGAAATTTCTGATCAAACTGTTAGAAACAGATTAAAAGAAGCGAATGAAGCCTTACGCAGCATCACAAAGCAGGGCGAATGAGGTTAGCTCTGGATCACAGAGATTGGCAACTTCGTCATTGGACGCCTGTACTGTTTACAGACAAGTCCagatttcgtttaattcgtGATCCTGGTGAACGCTACGCAGCCGCTACTATACAAGAAGTGGATAGATTTGGTCGGGGATCTGTTATGGTTTGGGCTGGAATCAGTATAGACAAGAGAACTGATCTTGTTATTGTTGCTGGTAGACTAAATGACCATGTGCGGACCATGTGGTGTCTGCTTCATATGGGGTCGCTCAAAATTTCATCCTAATCCGGCATCACCAGAAACTTTTTGTAAGAACGCCGGCCATTCCATGACATTCAGGTCATGGAATGGCCGGCGTTAAGTCCTGATCTGAATCCTATTGAACACGTCCTATTCAATTGAGATAGCAAAATAGCAGTAcctaaccatggcaaccaacagtttcagatatcaaaaattaatcattgtctTAATAAAGTATCTGAAACaactggttgccatggttacgtatggctactgctatttttctaccTCAAACTTCAAGACAatatttctcgaaaattttgttatgtaaCTAATATTAATTTGGCGGTACCAAatccagaaaaaaaatcgtctttcatattccataataaaaatggggattgctatttgaaaaagatagcgatgacgtcataatttgtttaaaactggcggaaaaaatttgaaatatatacCAAGAAATGTAAATCCTTAGACCCGTCtctgtatcccataattttgattttctagaacaacctggaacaacaaagaaaatctgatctttttaaaaatgagctagtcaaaaaacccgttttttcagtttttattttttctatttgacGCTTTGGAACAATCTAAAACAGCaatgaaaagtttaaaaataaaaaatggggggTTAACTTCTCGCACtcaaatttaagttttaataaaagctcattaatttaataattaatttttttaagtatcgGAAAGTACCGATGATGAAGAAGATAATTCTAGTTCCGATTTAGATGATATAAAGGTAAATCTTCCCTCGAATGGTCTTTCAGTCGCCGACATAATTCAAAAAGCAAATGCACAATCGAAAAATTTACCACTCGACGAGAAAGCTGcgcaattattaatttgttgtgGTTGTTTGGGAGATCAATCGGATGGTATAAATGAAATTGTTGAATGCGATAGCTGTGGGGTGACCGTCCATGAAGCTTGTTATGGAATAACTGATTCGGCCAGTTTATCTAGCACAGATTCTTTATCACCAACGGCTGCCTGGTTTTGCGAAGCATGCACCGCCGGCGTAAAAACTCCAATTTGCGAACTCTGCCCGAATTCAGGgggaatttttaaagagacGGATGTTGGAAAATGGGTTCATTTGGTTTGCGCCCTTTACATACCAGGCGTTGCATTTGGCGAAGTTGATAAACTTTCAAATGTAACTTTGTTTGAAATGCCGTATAACAAATGGGGCGCAAAACCTTGCAGTTTATGCGTCGATGATAGATTCGCTAGAACAGGAGTTTGTATTGGTTGTGACGCCGGGTTATGCAGGAATTTTTTTCATGTTACATggtaaaaaacgttttttatttttaacacaaaatttatatcgattttatttaGCGCTCAAAGGGAAGGGTTCTTATCGGAAGCGCACACCGAAGAAGTTGATCAAGCCGACCCATTTTACGCTCATTGTAAATTACATTCGGATAAAACACTTGTTAAACGGCGAAAACGAAATTATTTAGCAGTACAATTAAGAATGCATTATCGAAAATTGCAATTTCTTAAAGGAGGCCACAATGATACACCCGAACAATTGaggattaataaaaaattaagcaaaTCTATGCAGAAATATTTGAGTAATAAAATTCAAAGGACACCGCCTTGGggtaaaaaaacaaaatattatcactagaattaacactagacctggaacttCTTCTCTTCTTTCTAGATTTAGTGTAATAATAAgcgttttattgtttttctacAGTACCTTTCCCAAAATCTGCTTCCTGTCAATTGCCTCTTCCATTAGCTcactacaccacctctccacATCGTCTGCCCAGTACCTGTTCTCTCTCTCCTTGTTGCCACAGCAGAATCTGGCTACAAATATCTTCCCTTTATCTTCCCCTTCATCGACAGATACTTTGGCAGTTCCTCTGTCACTATCTTCCCTATCTCTCTGCCCATATATTAGCCTCCTCTCCTTAATTTCCTTCCAGCACTCTCCTAGGATCCTGCAATGCGATCTTCCTTCTATCATTTCCTCGTACTTCACTGCTCTTCTCCCAGCCTCCACCCTTACTGCATCCACCTGCATCCTTCACTACATACCCTGGAGTCTCTCTTGCCAACTCTAGTACCCACCAGCAATCCTTGTTCTGTCCATCCCCATACTTCTGCGCCGTACATCATTGTGCTCCTCAAACATAACCATTCTTTTTTCTCACATCCCTCCCAAAAGTTCTTTCCACCCATCCTCAAACCCGTCCCGTGTTCGCTTTCCAGGTATGTATTCTCTCGACGTTTACCTCCAACCCCTTCGCCTTAAACTATCTCTCCAGAGACCTCATCATCTCCACCGCCACTCTAGCCACGACCACCAAACGTGCACCTTTGTTCCTTCTATCACCACCTCACCTATTTGCTCTCTCACAAGACTCTCTTCCAAGTCCTGCGAATAGTGTGGGACTAAGCGGGCACTCTTCGTCGTCCAGAATACCTCGCTTAAGTTTTCCCCCACTTTAATCATGGCCATAGTCTTCCTATACGTCTCCTTCACTCTATCTATTAGCTGTTCTGTGATATAGTCGTCCACACCAAGATCCGGAATTACGATACGGCTGTAAAAGACCCTTAACAAGAAGGGGCAATAGTTTTATGATGGTGTACTTAAACAAATCATAATAAAGAGGTACCTTTAGTATTTTGGGTTCACACAAATCAGGCACGGCATAAGCATAATTTAGAAGAATTAGATAGTGATGTAGTTCGGGCTTTAGGGTTGCGTTTTcgatgttattaatattattattatttagtattattatacagggttTCCCAAAACTCCCGGGACGGAGCTACAAGTTTTGAACgagtaaagaaaaatatttgagTCATAAAAACTACATTCCCTTATCgagttttaccttattttaaaggtaatggaGAAAAAAACACAACCTCATAAACTAAAACCCTAtatcttaattatttcaagaattatgaagggttgacgatttttataacaaatgttGAAATTGTCGACCTTCTTCGGTTTCGCAATGACCCAAACGCTCATAAACCATCAGGAGCATATCCCTAGTGATATTGGTAGTTTCTTCAAATATGAGATTttccaaattatttattgattctgGTTTTGTTGCATAAACTCTACTTTTCAGAAACCCCCAACAGAAAAAATCCAGTGGTGTTAGATCAGGAGATCGTGGTGGCCACTCAATTTGACCAGTTCTGCCAATTCAACGGTTTAGAAACATGCGGCTTAAAAAGTCTCGGACTGCGCGAGtaaaatgtggaggagcaTCATCTTGTtggattttgattttctaacaGTTGCAGATATCTGTTCAAAtttgcattaataaaaaatggaccAATTATATTCTCCCCCATAATACCAGTCCATACATTAATTTTCTGTGATCTCTGAGTATGATCTTCTCTTATTAAACGTGGATTTTCGTCACTCCAATCACTAGGGATACACCCTTTTACTCCCATACGTCGTTTATTACCTTCAATAGCTTCTTCTTCACTGTCTCCTTCGCCTCCAACCATGTCTCATTCTGGATCTCATCCTCTTCAGTCCCCTGAATACTGCTTCaggtttagtgttaattctaattttagtttaattaacactggCCATGAAAGTCttcatacttatatttttctaatttattttatagttcCAACACAAAAGATGCCAAGGTTATTAACAACAAGTGCATCAGCCTgtcgaaaattattaaaaaaagctgAATTAATGGGAATAGATACATCTCAATTAGAAATGCAAGAGACCCAAATAACGACTTTAATGGATATTCGTAGAAAGTGGCATATTCCACCAGCGTTTACAGTTGAATTTATCGCATATTATCTCGATCGTAACGACAGGTTAAAAGGGATGCAAGATTCTTTAGAAGAATTAATTGTaagtaataaagttttaaacgaCGAACAGAAATCGTTGAGGGATAAATACGAAGAGGTAAGTAAAGAACATAACGAAGAATTAGCAAaaagttcaaatttaaaagaattagtAACGAAATGTCACGATTTTATCTCGTATTTATGCcccaataaaaaattaccgaACATCGAAGACATCGGAAAACCGATCATAACAAGACAACCACAGAATTTAGTTGTCCCAACAGCGGCGGCGTTAAAAATGGGCGTTGGTTTCCCGTTAAATAACATCCCATCAAATCGAAACGATCGTGTTTTAAGCAGTCACGCTAGAAATCAAGATCCGTTACTTCTTCACGAATGCGCAACTTGTAAACAAAAACGAGATCAACATTTATTAGCAAAATGCGACACTTGTCATTTATATTATCATTTAAACTGCCTCAACCCACCGTTATTACGTTtaccaaaaaaatcaaaacaatacGGTTGGCAATGTTCCGAATGCGATAAAACATCGGACTCGGAAGTCGAATTAAATGTAGCTCCAAGAAGAAGTCGCGGTCGTTTTAGTAAGGACAAATCTGACCAAGAAAGTTCTTTTACACccaaagtaaaaataaaaccattgGAACGTCCTAGTTCTTCGCCAAAAAACGAAGACCGCGAAGTTGAAATGGAAATGATGAATTCAATGGTGAATAACGAAGATGTTAGCTTTAATAATAGCTGTAACGTTCCCGTTGAGGCTAATCCGGTTGATACAGCAGGActtgaaactattttaattacttcTGTTAAAAGTGGGAAAAAACGCAGAAGGGATAAACATAAGAATCGATATTCACCGGAATTGGGCGGAAGTGTTCGAGAACacaaaaggaaaagaaagaagaaaagtaTTGATTTGGAAAATCCAAATCCCCCACACCCAAGAATAACTATTAaggtattataaattattattaactaaaataatttgacacaatttatttttagattaaacCAATTCCTTTACCAGCTGGTGAAGTGGCTTCACGTTCAAACCCACAATGTTTTTACgtaaataacgaaaataatgaTCCTCCCCCACCAATTCCAATAATTCCAATAGTTACGCCGATAATACCCCCTGAACCACCAATATTACAACAAACTAAAGATCCAATTGGATCACCAACGTGCACGTGCGACGTGTGCAAGGAAGATTGCTACGCGAATACATCAGTTAATTGCGACGAATGTAAAAAGGGGTATCATTTTACCTGTTTAGATCCGCCGTTAAAGAAAACCCCAAAAAGGAGGGGGTATTCATGGCATTGTGCTGATTGCGATCCCACAGTaagtattttctttaaataaacacattttttaataaatttatatcgaAACGGCGTTTTATacgaatttcttttttaaaaaaattgttgtaggAAGTGAGCCCCAACAACCACTTCTTTGGGGATGGATCGAAGGTtaacttttataaattatttttaggaatttcattgttattaattagtggaagaaagaaaaacttaaGTTTAATATATAGAAAAAGTTCTTTTCatgcgttttttttttataaaagtattTACACATAATgtgtctttatttttttttttgtatattaaataaattaatatctaaaagtgtctttattaaatgataataattttttgaattctttccTGTGATGTAAACCTTTAATGATGTGTGATGGTGTCAATAAACTATCactgaaacaaaaaaacaacacTATAACACTAGACTTTGAAGTACCCAAAGTAGACgaatacagtgtgttaattaattatcgtacccaacGTCATCATtgtaagtatgcaaccaatatcacagtattggtattacaatacgcgatttgcaatattggttgcattcggagaaataaaatgaaaagtcaTGTTTACAAGGTGTAATTTTTAACCACGAGGATTTTAAGTAAACTGTAGTtacgaatttaattacttattttactCATCATTAGTTAACTCTAGGAAGATTTTTCCACccaaatttgtcaaaaaaacaaatcgtttcatgtaattaaatattaacctCTCCTTTAACTTACTTGTCAAATTTTTCATTTGTAACAGCCCAACATAACGATCTTCTAATTAAATCCTCTGCAAAACTTTTAACACATTCGTAAATAATTCTCTCAGAAGTGCTATAAAGTACTCCAGGAATAATTTGGTcctgttttaataaaactccAACGTCTAAAGCGGTTTGTTTAACGAACGAACGttcatctttaaaattatctgtccattttattaagattCCCTCCTCTCTTTTGGGTTTATTACTAGAATTTCCGATAATGTCAATGTGCGTTTCTTCttcaaaagataaatttttccACTCATAATCGGTTTTAAATTGGCTATAATCCAAGATTTTTTGGTTAAACGTAGGATAAACGTCGTATGTTAATGGAAATGTGAAACCATGTGCTCTACCAAATTTGAGAATATTTTTTGTGGTTATTGATGGGATTTTGAATGCTGATTGAACTAATTTTCGGATTAATTGAGATCTCGCCCACTACAAAACAAtatcgtattttttattttatttgtagtaTTACATTACTTACTTctgatgaaaattgtttagcAACATTCCAATTTGTAAATTCAGCAACAGAAGAAGCAGTGAATGGATACATCCATTTATAATTTCCATATTGAGCAACTTCGTTAACTAAaggtaactttttaaataacacaataaGAGTTTGATccaaattctttaatttatataaatctaAATTGATTTCGTATCGTTCCATGTCCACGTTT of the Onthophagus taurus isolate NC chromosome 10, IU_Otau_3.0, whole genome shotgun sequence genome contains:
- the LOC111420235 gene encoding PHD finger protein 14 isoform X1, giving the protein MDEPVSSHLEKAEDIDFITKTAIERDPKKRRVKPVETQSSILDFDLGESSDDSDFRIEDHPEISDDDSMDSNCEEAVSESTDDEEDNSSSDLDDIKVNLPSNGLSVADIIQKANAQSKNLPLDEKAAQLLICCGCLGDQSDGINEIVECDSCGVTVHEACYGITDSASLSSTDSLSPTAAWFCEACTAGVKTPICELCPNSGGIFKETDVGKWVHLVCALYIPGVAFGEVDKLSNVTLFEMPYNKWGAKPCSLCVDDRFARTGVCIGCDAGLCRNFFHVTCAQREGFLSEAHTEEVDQADPFYAHCKLHSDKTLVKRRKRNYLAVQLRMHYRKLQFLKGGHNDTPEQLRINKKLSKSMQKYLSNKIQRTPPWVPTQKMPRLLTTSASACRKLLKKAELMGIDTSQLEMQETQITTLMDIRRKWHIPPAFTVEFIAYYLDRNDRLKGMQDSLEELIVSNKVLNDEQKSLRDKYEEVSKEHNEELAKSSNLKELVTKCHDFISYLCPNKKLPNIEDIGKPIITRQPQNLVVPTAAALKMGVGFPLNNIPSNRNDRVLSSHARNQDPLLLHECATCKQKRDQHLLAKCDTCHLYYHLNCLNPPLLRLPKKSKQYGWQCSECDKTSDSEVELNVAPRRSRGRFSKDKSDQESSFTPKVKIKPLERPSSSPKNEDREVEMEMMNSMVNNEDVSFNNSCNVPVEANPVDTAGLETILITSVKSGKKRRRDKHKNRYSPELGGSVREHKRKRKKKSIDLENPNPPHPRITIKIKPIPLPAGEVASRSNPQCFYVNNENNDPPPPIPIIPIVTPIIPPEPPILQQTKDPIGSPTCTCDVCKEDCYANTSVNCDECKKGYHFTCLDPPLKKTPKRRGYSWHCADCDPTEVSPNNHFFGDGSKVNFYKLFLGISLLLISGRKKNLSLIYRKSSFHAFFFYKSIYT
- the LOC111420235 gene encoding PHD finger protein 14 isoform X2, translating into MEMSSLERDPKKRRVKPVETQSSILDFDLGESSDDSDFRIEDHPEISDDDSMDSNCEEAVSESTDDEEDNSSSDLDDIKVNLPSNGLSVADIIQKANAQSKNLPLDEKAAQLLICCGCLGDQSDGINEIVECDSCGVTVHEACYGITDSASLSSTDSLSPTAAWFCEACTAGVKTPICELCPNSGGIFKETDVGKWVHLVCALYIPGVAFGEVDKLSNVTLFEMPYNKWGAKPCSLCVDDRFARTGVCIGCDAGLCRNFFHVTCAQREGFLSEAHTEEVDQADPFYAHCKLHSDKTLVKRRKRNYLAVQLRMHYRKLQFLKGGHNDTPEQLRINKKLSKSMQKYLSNKIQRTPPWVPTQKMPRLLTTSASACRKLLKKAELMGIDTSQLEMQETQITTLMDIRRKWHIPPAFTVEFIAYYLDRNDRLKGMQDSLEELIVSNKVLNDEQKSLRDKYEEVSKEHNEELAKSSNLKELVTKCHDFISYLCPNKKLPNIEDIGKPIITRQPQNLVVPTAAALKMGVGFPLNNIPSNRNDRVLSSHARNQDPLLLHECATCKQKRDQHLLAKCDTCHLYYHLNCLNPPLLRLPKKSKQYGWQCSECDKTSDSEVELNVAPRRSRGRFSKDKSDQESSFTPKVKIKPLERPSSSPKNEDREVEMEMMNSMVNNEDVSFNNSCNVPVEANPVDTAGLETILITSVKSGKKRRRDKHKNRYSPELGGSVREHKRKRKKKSIDLENPNPPHPRITIKIKPIPLPAGEVASRSNPQCFYVNNENNDPPPPIPIIPIVTPIIPPEPPILQQTKDPIGSPTCTCDVCKEDCYANTSVNCDECKKGYHFTCLDPPLKKTPKRRGYSWHCADCDPTEVSPNNHFFGDGSKVNFYKLFLGISLLLISGRKKNLSLIYRKSSFHAFFFYKSIYT